The sequence GCGCGGCGGCCAATGTCGAGGACGCCACGGTGACGCTCGCCGAGAACGAGAGCGCGCTGGTGCGCGCGGCCGCCTTGACCAAGCGCGGCATGGCGACCGACCAGTCGCTCGAGGCGGCGACCGCGACGCGCGACCGCTCGAAGGCTGCGCTTGATAGCGCCAAGGCCAATCTCGCCATCGCCAATGCCGATCTGAAATCGCAGCAGACCGACCTTGCCAACAGCACCATCTACGCGCCGATCGACGGCATCGTGCTGACGCGCTCGGTCGACCCCGGCCAGACGGTCGCCTCCTCGCTGCAGGCGCCGGTGCTGTTCATCATCGCGGCCGATCTGAGGAACATGGAACTGGTGGCGGCGGTCGACGAGGCCGATATCGGTGCCGTCAAGACTGGCCAGCATGCCCGCTTCACCGTCGATGCCTTCCCGGACCGTCCGTTTGACGCCGAGATCCGCGACATCTCCTATGCCTCGGTCACGACGGACGGCGTCGTCACCTACAATGCGCGGCTCGAGGTCGACAACAACGAACTGTTGCTGCGCCCGGGCATGACCGCCACGGTTTCGGTCGTCACAAGACAGGCCAAGGATGTGCTCACCGTGCCCGCCAGCGCCTTCCGCTATCGCCCGACGCAGCAAGCAACCCGCGCATGGAGCTTCAGCGACCTGTTCACCGGACGCATGGGCCGTCCGGGCGGCAATCGCCAGCGCCAGGCCGCAACGGCCCCGACCGACGGCTCGCGCACGCTCTATGTGCTGGAGAACGGCCGGCCGCATGCGGTCAACGTCAAGATCGGCTCGACCGATGGCGAACTGACCGAAATCACCTCCGGCCTCGACGAAGGCGCGCAAGTCATCACCGCCTCGCAGCTGCGGAGCTGATTCCGTGGCCGCCGGCGCCCCCCTCATCACCTTCGACAAGGTCTGGAAGAGCTATGGCCAGGGCGAGGCCCGCGTGCACGCGCTGGCCGGCGTCGACCTTGCCATCCGGCGCGGCGAATTCGTCGCCATCATGGGCCCGTCCGGCTCGGGCAAATCGACGGCGATGAACATCATCGGCTGCCTCGACACACCGACGGCCGGAACCTACTCGTTCATGGGAATCGACGCCGGCCGGCTCGACCGCAACCGCCGCGCCATGCTGCGCAACCTCTATGTCGGCTTCGTCTTCCAGGGCTACAATCTGCTGGCGCGCACCACGGCGGCAGAAAATGTCGAACTGCCGCTGATCTATCGCGGCGTGGCTAGCCGCGAGCGCCGCGGCCTTGCCATGCAGGCGCTCGCCCAGGTCGGTCTGGTCGGCCGCGAGCATCACACGCCGGCCGAACTCTCCGGCGGCCAGCAGCAGCGCGTGGCCATCGCGCGCGCCATCGTCACCCGGCCGACGCTGCTCGTCGCCGACGAGCCGACCGGCAATCTCGACACCGCCCGCACGCACGAGATCATGGAGTTGCTGACAAAGCTCAACAAGGAGCTCGGCCTGACCGTCACCATGGTCACGCACGAGGCCGACGTCGCCGACTATGCCGAGCGCACCATCCGCTTCCTCGACGGCCATCTCGCCTCCGACACCGTGAATGTCGAGGTGGCCTGACCATGATCTGGGAAACCGTCCGCCTGTCGCTGCGCTCGATCCGCCGCAATGTGCTGCGCTCGTTCCTGACGCTGCTCGGCATCGTCATCGGCGTCGCCGCCGTCATTGCCATGCTGACCATCGGCTCCGGCACCACGCAGAAGGTCAAGGCCGACATCTCCAAGCTCGGCAGCAATCTTCTGGTTGTCCGCGCCGGCCGCCCGGCTGGCCCCGGCGGTCCGGGCGGGCTTGACCAGGTGGTGCGGCCGCTGGCCGAGAAGGACCTCGCGGCGCTGGTCGCGCATCTCACCGGCGCGCGCGCCATTTCGCCGGCCTCGCAAAAACAGGTGCGCGTCATCTTCGGCACCGAGAGCCTGACCTCCGGCGTCACCGGCACCGACAGCGCCTATCTCGATGCGCGCGACTGGAAGCTGGTGTCAGGCCGGCCGTTCAGCGATTCCGAAACCCGCTCGGGCACGGGCGTGTGCCTGATCGGCGAGACGGTGCGCCAGCAATTCTTCGGCGCCGGCGATCCCGAAGGCGAGATCATCCGCGTCAACCGCACCTCCTGCAAGATCATCGGCCTGCTCGAGCCCAAGGGCTACACCGGCTTCGGCCAGGACCAGGACAATGTCGTCCTGATGCCGCTGCATGCCTATCAGCGCCGCATCGCCGGCAATCGTGACATCGACAACATCTACATCGCCGCCGATGACCGCACGCCGACCAGCGAGTTGCAGCCGCGTGTCGAGGACATTTTGCGCGATATCAGGCGCATCACGCCGGATCGCGAAAGCGATTTCGCCATCCGCGACATGACGCAGATCGCCGATGCCATGGCCAGCGCCACCACCACCATGACCGGCATGCTGGGCGCGGTCGCCGGCGTCAGTCTTCTGGTCGGCGGCATCGGCATCATGAACATCATGCTGGTCTCGGTCACCGAGCGCACGCGCGAGATCGGCATCAGGCTGGCCATCGGGGCGCACGAAAAGCACATCCTCATCCAATTCCTGGTCGAGGCGACGGTGCTGTCGCTGCTCGGCGGCATCATCGGCATCCTGATCGGCCTGGGGCTCGCCGGCCTCGCCTCGGCGACGCTGACCATCCCCTTCGCGCCAAGCCCGGCGGTCATCCTGCTGGCCGTCGGCTTCTCGGCGCTGATCGGCATGGTGTTCGGCTTCTTCCCGGCGCTGCGCGGCGCACGCCTCGATCCGATCGACGCGCTGCGGCACGAATAGGGCCACCCAGTCGGAAACGCTGCCGGCGCTCCAATCCGGTTTTTGCACAGCCTTCGACGCTTCCGCCCCGCCCCGCCACTGTCGCCGCGCGGTTCACGATGCTAGGCCAAGATATCTGTGATCGGGGGCGAATAGCGCATGAGCAAGAAGACACGACTGATCGTGACGATGGTCATCATCGAGGCCGCCCTGGCAGGCATCTGGTGGTATCTCGCCCGCTTCGGCATGGCCAATCCCGATCGCGTCACACCGGATTTCCAGGCGGTCGTCGGCCAGACCATGGGAATGGCCATGGGCGGCTTGCTGGGTATCGGCTTTATCATGTTCTTCGTCGCGGCCCGCAACGATCGCAAGGCGGCACAGGACAAGGCGCGCCGTTAGTCAACGCCGGAAAAATGCCACTCGATCAGCGGCTTCATATGCAATGCCAGCCCGTCCGGCAGGTCGCCGGCATGGCGGATGATCACCGGCCCGTCGATCTCCGGATCGGTTTCGCTGGCGACGAAGGCTGAGATTCGCCGCGCGATCTCATCGGCTGGCTCGTCGACATGATAGCGACGGAAGATGACGGTCCCACGCGTGGTTGACAGGGCGTGCCAGCGCACGCCGCGCCTGGCGGCCGAGAGGTCGAGGCCTGTCTCCTCGCGAACCTCGCGGATCATGTTGAAGTCGACATCGACCTGACCGTCGCGAAAGTCGTCCGGCTCGAACGAACCGGCGGCGAAATAGACGCGCCCGGCATTGACCGTGTGTGAGCCCATGCGGATCGCCACCAGCGCACTGTCGCCGGCCACCAGCATGGCATGGGCATAGGCGTGCTCGGCGCCTGAATTCTCGCGCCGCTTCCGCCAAAGCATGAAGGTGGAGTAGTTGACCGCATGGCAGCGCCCGACCAGACGGTTGTCGCGGTACGCGAGTTGCGACAGCAGCACCACCGTGCCGTCGAACAGCGCCGGCTTGACCGCTATCTCGCGCTGCCAGTTCTCGGCGATCGCCTCCGCATTTTCCCTGGCGAAAGGATGTGGGCCGGAATCAAGCCGGACGTCGATTGCATCGACCGGCAGGATGACATTGCGTGGCAGGTCGAAACTCATGCGTATCAGGTCCCAATCCTGCCTATCGAGGCCAAATCTTGCCTATCGAGCCATGTCCAGCGTGATCGCCACCGGGCAATGGTCCGACGCTTTCGGCCGATCCCAGCCGGCGCGCGGAAAGCGCTCGACTTCCTGGCCGGCCGGAAAGATCGTGCGCCAGGGCTGGCCATTGCGGATGATGTCGGGAACGGCAGTGGCGTTCTTCGCCGCCAGCCCCTTGGACAGCAGGATATAGTCGAGCTGGCAGAGATGCCGCTCTTCGGGTCCGCGCGTGTGATAGAACGTCCAGCGGTCCATTTCCGGCCGACGCTCGATGACGTTCTCGCAGAAGCCGCCGGCCGTCAGCACGTTGATGCAGGACTGCGCCTCGTCGACCACCTCGAAACGGTAGCCGTCGACATCATCGCCGGTGATCTTCACGCGCTGGCGGTAATCATTCATGTCGCCACAGATCGCCCATCGCTTGTCGGCGGCATGATCCGGCGCACGGCTTGCGCCTCGGCGATGCGCACCGGCATCGTCGCCTCGCGCCCGTCGAGCCCGTTGCGCGGCGAGCCCATCGACTTGAAATGCACGAGATAGAGCGTCAGCGGCACGCCGCCCACGGTGATGTCGACTTCCAGGCAGTCGCGCCGGAAGATGCGTTCATTGGCCTGGCTGCCGAGGGTCGCCAGTTCCGGCGTGTGCAGCCCGAACTGTTCATAGGTGACGTAGGCGTGGCTGGTCATGCGCACGAATTCGATCGGCTGTCCCTGCGCGGTCTCGTTGCGCATCATCACGGCGACATCGATGCCGCGCGAGTCATTGCCTGCGGTGGTGTATTTCTGCCGGTAGCCCTGCCCCACCATCTTGAACAGATAGCCATATTCGAAGGCCTTCAGCGCCTCGATATTGTCGACCTCCTGCATGCAGATGATGTCGGCGCGGGTGGCGGCGATCGCCAGCGCCGTCAGCTGGCGCGTATCGTCGGACTGCGCGATGGCGCGGGCCTGTTCCAGCATCTTGTATTCGGCTTCGCTCCGTATATCGAACAGCGCCAGCGTCCGATCTTCGTTGAGCTGGTTGCGGTAGCCGGAAAAATCGAACCTGTTCATCAGGTTCTCGACATTGAAGGTGGCAAGGCGCAGCGACATGCCCTGACCTTTGCCTGCAAGAGCGCCGGAACACAAGATCGCAAGACCACAAGCCAAGATCGATTGGACTGACGGCATTCGCGCCATGGTTGACGGAACCTTTCCGTTCATCCGCCGTTCAGACGCAAAGATCCACAGTAGGCCCATTCCAGGGTAGGCGTGGGGCCTTTAGCTGTTGGAGAGTGTTATGAACTCGCTCTTTTCATCCACGGTCAAATCGGGGCTTGTCGCCCTGGGCATCGTTTCAGGCATCACGGCGCCATCCGCTGCCGGACCGATCATGCAACCGGACCTGTCGCTTCCCACAAGCACGGCGGCGCCGACGGTCACGCCGGTCCGCGAAGAATGGGCGGGCGGTAATGACCGCCAATTCTCCAACGACAATTGGAGATGGCGCCGGTCAGGCAATTGGAACGGTGGTCGGCGCTGGAATGGTGGGGGCAACTGGAACGGTGGGGGCAACTGGAACCGCGGAAACTGGAATCGTGGAAACTGGGACCGCGGCGATGACTGGCGTTGGCGTCGCCATCATCACCGCTCCTATGATGACAGTGCGGGTGCCGCGATCCTTGGCCTTGGCCTGGGGCTTGGCCTCGGCAGCATGTACAACAACTACAACAACTACGATTACTATGCGCCAGCACCGCGCCGCTACTACCGCGCCGGGCGGCTTTCGAATGCCCATGTCCGGTGGTGCTATAACCGCTACCGGTCGTATCGCGCCTGGGACAACACGTTCCAGCCCTATGGCGGCCCGCGCCAGCAATGCTGGTCGCCCTATAGCTGAGCAGCAGTAAACGTAGCTAAAATGAAAACGGCGCCCTGGTGGCGCCGTTTTGCTCTGATCAAGAAGAACGGATTTCGCTCAGTTCTTGGCCTTGTCGACCAGCTTGTTCTTCGAAATCCACGGCATCATCGCGCGGAGTTTCGCACCAACCTCTTCGATCTGATGGCTGTCGTTCATGCGGCGGATGCCCTTGAAGCGCGACAGGCCGGCGCGGTATTCCTGCATCCATTCCGAGGTGAACTTGCCGGTCTGGATGTCCTTCAGCACGCGCTTCATCTCGGCCTTGGTCTCGGCGGTGATGATGCGCGGGCCCGAGACATACTCGCCCCATTCGGCGGTGTTCGAGATCGAGTAGTTCATGTTGGCGATGCCGCCTTCATAGATCAGGTCGACGATGAGCTTGACCTCGTGCAGGCACTCGAAATAGGCCATTTCCGGCGCGTAGCCGGCTTCCACCAGCGTCTCGAAACCGGCGCGGATCAGTTCGACCAGGCCGCCGCACAGCACGACCTGCTCGCCGAACAGATCGGTCTCGCATTCCTCGCGGAAATTGGTCTCGATGATGCCCGAACGGCCGCCGCCGACGCCGCAAGCGTAGGACAGCGCCAGGTCGAGCGCATTGCCCGAGGCGTCCTGGTTGACGGCGACCAGGCAAGGCACGCCGCCGCCCTTCTGGTATTCGCCGCGCACCGTGTGGCCCGGGCCCTTCGGCGCGATCATGACGACGTCGACGGTCGACTTCGGCTCGATCAAGCCGAAATGCACGTTGAGGCCGTGGGCGAAGGCTATCGCCGCGCCGTCGCGGATGTTCGGCGCGATCTCGTTCTTGTAGATGTCGGCCTGCAATTCGTCGGGCGTCGCCATCATCATCAGGTCGGCCCATTTGGCGGCGTCCGCCACGCTCATCACCTTGAGCCCGTCGGCTTCGACCTTCTTGGCGGTCGCAGAGCCAGCCTTGAGACCGATGGCGATTTCCTTGGCGCCGGAATCCTTGAGGTTGAGCGCATGCGCCCTGCCCTGGCTGCCATAGCCGATGATGGCGACCTTCTTGCCTTTGATCAGGTTGAGATCGGCATCACGATCGTAATAGACGCGCATTTTTACTTCCTTCCCGTTTCTTGAATCAGAGGCCCTGCGGCCCGGTTTTTGCTCCGAAAAGAGCGAGAAACTGCTGCGTCGCCCGCACGGCATCGCCGCCGATCGTCGCCTCAGTCAATTCCAGCCGGTCGCCGAGCAGCAGACGGATCTGCACGTCACGGGCGACCAGCCCGAAAAAGGTACGGAATGCCGTCTCGGCATCCGCGAAATCGAGAAGCCCGGCCTGGCGCCCGGCCTCGAGCACCGGCTTCAGCCGCCTGGCCAGCGCGAAGCGGCCATTCTCCAGCACGACGGCGCCGAGGTTGTCCTTGCCCGAGCCGGCATGACCGACCGCCACCCGGTTGAGTGCGATCGAGGTGTCGCTGGAAATCACCTTCAGCCAGTCGGAAGCAAAACGCTCGAGGCTTGCCGTCAACGAGCCAAGGTCGAGCCCCTTGCCGTCGACTGGAGCCACGCGCACCTTGGAGGCCTGCCACTGCACGGTTGCCGTCAACAGCCCGTCGCGGTCGCCGAACCATTTGTAGAGCGTTTCCTTGGAGCAACTGGCCCGCCGCGCCACGGCGGTCATGGTCAGCTGATCGCCCTCCTCGACCAACAGCCGCAACGCCGCATCCAGAACGGCCTTCTGCCGCTCCGTCAGCGTCTCGCTGGTGTCGATGTCAGGCACGATGTGCAACACGCTCTTCCCTCGCGGACAGGCAAGCCGATGATTCCGGCAAGCCGTACCGTACGTTACGGTTCGGCATATTGCGCAATCCGTCCTGGCGCGCAAGGGGGCGGTGCGGAAAAAGATCCTGGGCCGCGAGCGCCAGCGCTGTCATTGAGGCGTCGCGGCACAGCGGCCAGGATCAGTCAAGGACGGGCGGATCACGCAGCCGGCCGAGCAGCGCCGACATCATCTTCAGCTCATCCGCTGAAAGTTTGGCGCCAACCAGTTCGGCGATTGACCGTCCGTAGATGGCCCACATCCGGCGGCGCGTCTCGCGCCCCTTGGCCGTGATACGGATGGTCTGGCCGCGACCATCATCGGCCACCGGCAGCTTCTCGACCAGACCGTCGGCTTCGAGCCGGGCCAGCAGCCGCGAGATGTTGTACTGCGCAAACAGGGTGCGCTCGATCAATTGAAACGGCCGCAGGCCACCCTCGCCCGCCTCGGCGAGCTCGTGCAGCACGTCGTACCAGGCGAGCGGCGGCAGGCCGCTTTCCTTCAGCGTGTCTTCGGCACGTTCCACCAGTTGACGCGAAACGCGCATCAGACGGGCCCAAGCCGTGATGGCTTCCGGCGAAGGCGTGGCTTTCTCGGTCATGGCCCACCTTAGGCGATAGATGCAGATGCATCAAGCTTGACGATAAATGCATTTGCATCTATATGAATGCAATTGCATCAACATCGAAAGGCAAGCCGATGAAACACGAAATCTGCAAGGTCGCCGACGTCCCTGAGAGGGGCAGCCTGATCGCCCCGTTCTTCGGCCGCGAGGTCCATGTCTGGCGCAGCGGCGGGCGCATCCGCGCAGCCGCCAATGCCTGTCTGCATTTCGGCGGACCGTTGGACTGCAAGGATGGCAAGCTGGTCTGCCAATGGCACGGCGCCGCCTTCGACATGACATCGGGCGATCGCCTCGACGGCCCAGCCCCCAGGAATTCCCGCCTGATGTTCCTGTCGACGCGCGTCGAAAACGGCGCGCTGAACTATGTCTGGGGAGAGTGAGATGACCGACAAGCTCATCCTCGTCAGCCACCCTCTCTGCCCCTATGTCCAGCGCGCGGCGATCTCTCTGACCGAGAAAGGCGTGCCGTTCGAGCGCATCGACATCGACCTTGCCGACAAGCCGGATTGGTTCAAGGCGATCTCGCCGCTCGGCAAGGTGCCGCTGTTGCGCGTGCAGCGAAATGGCGACGAAACGACAATCTTCGAATCCGCCGTCATCCTCGAATTCCTCGAGGAGACACAGGCCAATCCCCTCCACCCGGCCGACCCCTATGCCCGTGCCCGGCATCGCGCCTGGATCGAATACGGTTCGGCCATCCTCAACGCCATCGGCCGGCTCTACTCAGCGCCGACCGAAGCCGGCTTCCTGGCCGAATCCCGCGCGCTGACGGGGATGTTTGACCGCCTTGAGGCCGAACTGGCGGACGATGCCTTGCGGAGCGGGCCATGGTTCGCCGGCGACCGCTTCTCGCTCGTCGATGCGGTGCACGGGCCTGTCTTCAGATATCTCGACGCTTTCGACCGGATCGGCGATTTCAGCATTCTGGATGGTAAGCCGCGCGTCCAGGCCTGGCGGCAGGCGTTGAATGATCGTCCGTCGATCAGACACGCCGTCGCGCCGGATTATCCGCAGCGCCTCCATGCTTTCCTGCAAGCAAAGGGATCCTTTCTGTCGAGCCTTATCCGCCGAAACGATCCGGCCACTGCGCTTCGACAAGCCCTGCCCGCCTGAACGGATCGATCACCGTGCCGGCGACCATCGAGGCCAGAAACTGCGGTGCCGGCGGAATCTTTGCGATGGTCGCCACCAGCCTGTCGCGGATGAAGGGCAGCGCCGCGGAATCCGACTGGTAGAACGGCGTGAACGCCAATGACAGCGCCTGGAAGACACGCACATGCCAGCGCCGCGCCCTGGCATAGGCTTCGAGCGCTGCCTCGATGCTCTGCGTGCGCGCCAGCGCGTGGCTGAGTGCGGCAGCGTCTAGCAGTGCCATATTGGCCCCTTGCCCGAGCTGCGGGCTGGTCGAATGCGCGGCATCGCCGATGACGGCTAGCCTGCGGCCAACCGGCAGCTCCATCGTATGGTGGCCGTAGCGCGCCAGCGACAGCTGGTCGAAACTGTCGATCTGGCTGGTGAACGCCTCGCTTTGCGGCCACAGCCGCACCACCCTCTCCTTCCAGGCGTCGATGCCGACAGCGCGCACCGCGTCGGCATCATCAGGCTTCAGGCTCCAGAAGAAGGCCGCCATCTTTTCGGCGCCCGGTTCAGGCCTGCCGATCGGCAGCACCCCGATCATCACGCTGGCCCTGTCGTAGCGCTGCAGCAGCGCGTGTTCGTCAAAGCCTTCGCCACGCCAGCCGAGCGATGCCCAGAAGGCGCCATATGCGAGTGGCCGTGGCGCGCCTGCATTGGCCACGCCCTGCCGCAGTTTCGAGCGCGAACCGCTGGCGTCGACGACCAGGTCGAACGGCCCTGCCCTTCGTCCATTGCCACAAAGCAGAACCGCCCGTTCGCCGGTTTCCACCGTCTCGATTTCGACGCCGGTCTCGATGGCGATGGCCTCACGCCCGGCGGCGCGGAAAAGCACGCCGAACAGCGCCGCACGGTGCACGGCCAGGCCGAAACGGCGGCGGCGCTGGGCGTCGTAGCGGACGTCGAGCACGGTGCGGCCGGTCGAGGCATCGGCGCCATGCAGCCGGTCGATGCGGGCGCCGAGCGCCAGTATATCGTCGAGCAGTCCGAGATCGGCCAGAACGGTCAAGCCGGTCGGCTGCAGGATCAGCCCGGAACCGACAGGCTTCGGCTCGTTGAAGCGCTCGAAAATGGTGACCCTGTGGCCGGCACGCTTGAGATAGAGCGCCACGGCCAACCCCGCCGGACCGGCGCCCGCAATTGCGATGTCGTAGGAAATGCCGATGCCCCCAAGCCGAACTGGCCGGGACAATCCTTCAGCCGCCGGATGAAATCAAGTCGCTGCCCCGGACGCTGCCCGGCCGCTCAAGTCTGCGCTGCGTCGAAACCGGCACGTGCCTCGCGCACCGCATCGTGGTTGAGTTCGGCCCATTGGATGAGATGATGCAGGGCGCCGAACATAGAGCGTCCGAGATCGGTGAGGCTGTATTCGACGCTGGGCGGCTTGGTCGGGAACACTTCGCGACGCACATAGCCGTCGCGCTGCAGGTCGTGGAGCGTCTGGGTCAGCATGCGCTGCGAGATGTCGGGCACCAGCCGCCGCAATTCCCCGAAGCGATAGGGCTGCTCGGCCAGCGCCGCCATCAGCAGCGAACTCCATTTGCCGTTGAGCCCCTGGATGACCTCGCGGACCGGGCAATCGGCAAGGTTTCCGCCGCCGGTCATGGCCTTGTAGACGTCGAGTTTGGATCTCAGATTGACGATCCGGCTGTCCATGGCTGGTTCCCTGCATGTGCCTACCTCCCGAAAAACTGCCTTCTTTACGGCGCCGGGTCAATTCCTATTTTAGCGCTGGTCTCTTTTTGAGACCAATGTACGCACTCGCCGCTTGGCGCAACGACAGGACCTCCCAATGACCGAAACCCTTCTCGTCACCGGTGCTGCCGGCCAGCTCGGCCGCGGCGTCATCCGCTATCTCATGGACACGCATAAAGTTCCGCCGGCAAAGATTATCGCCACCACCCGCAATCCGGAAAACGTGGCCGATCTGGCGGCGCGTGGCGTCGTTGTCAGGGCCGCCGACTTCAACGACGCAACCTCGCTGGAAAACGCATTCAAGGGCGCCGACAGGGTGCTGATCATTTCGACCAGCGATCTCGATCTCAAGACCGGCAGACGCCTGAAGCAGCATGAGGCCGCGGTGGCCGCTGCGAAGAAAGCAGGCGTTTCACATTTGCTCTACACCTCGATGCCCAATCCGGAGCCTGTTTCGCCAGTGCTGTTTGCCGGCGACCACTACGGCACTGAGCAGGCGATCAAGGCCAGCGGCATCGCCTATACGATCTTCCGCAACGGCTGGTACCAGGAGAACCTGTTCATAGCCCTGCCGCACGCCATTGCGTCGGGACAGTGGTACACGTCGGCGGGCGATGGCCGCATCGCCCATGGCTCACGCGACGACATGGCCGCGGCCATCGCCGCGGGCCTCGCCTCCGGTTCGACCGACAGCAAGACCTACACGCTGACCGGCCCGCAGGCCTATACGACAGCCGAAATCGCCGCCCTGGTGAGCGAAGTCACCGGCAAGCCGCTGGAGGTCATTCAGCTGCCCGACGAGGCCCTGACGGAAGGCGTGAAGGCGGCCGGCGTTCCTGAGGAGTTCGCTCGCGTCATCGTGTCTTTCGACGCCAACACGCGGTCCGGCCGCATCGCCATGGCGACTGACGCGGTCGAAACGCTTTCCGGCAGGAAGCCGCGGACGCTGAAGCAGTTCCTCGAAGCCAACAAGGCCGCACTGGCTGGTTGAAACGAGAACAATTCCAGGAAAGCTAGAGCGGCGGGAGATCTTCCTGCCGCCGCTCTACTTCTTGAGCAGGCCGAGCCGGACCAGGCTCTCGCCGGTGGCGGCCAGTGCGTCCTCGCACGAGCGTGGCGCCCAGCCGAGCCCACGCACCGCCTTGGCGTTGCTGGCATTCTTGACC comes from Mesorhizobium japonicum MAFF 303099 and encodes:
- a CDS encoding SDR family oxidoreductase produces the protein MTETLLVTGAAGQLGRGVIRYLMDTHKVPPAKIIATTRNPENVADLAARGVVVRAADFNDATSLENAFKGADRVLIISTSDLDLKTGRRLKQHEAAVAAAKKAGVSHLLYTSMPNPEPVSPVLFAGDHYGTEQAIKASGIAYTIFRNGWYQENLFIALPHAIASGQWYTSAGDGRIAHGSRDDMAAAIAAGLASGSTDSKTYTLTGPQAYTTAEIAALVSEVTGKPLEVIQLPDEALTEGVKAAGVPEEFARVIVSFDANTRSGRIAMATDAVETLSGRKPRTLKQFLEANKAALAG